In the Mytilus trossulus isolate FHL-02 chromosome 1, PNRI_Mtr1.1.1.hap1, whole genome shotgun sequence genome, one interval contains:
- the LOC134724918 gene encoding uncharacterized protein LOC134724918: MEPKPTYLRENSKQIKSHRRKLSQDIDIRPVYYPDKQSAAKKFFHNDNFLNIKFHDLDSSQDFRHLKYGFLGEDDFEEFKEELINFKKLKNECSVEYLDKSPKTRRKKLSSIISPKLARKSFEKSPKSARKSVRFNDNIMEFLNTDEHFQEFDRVFETFKSKEISDNIDQLRWSWKQYSDENDADSDEDDNRTIQENDESLDDLDDEDLLESTFEESFADFFDNDEDFKEFEVELQKLNSKRRSRVLLNKINRTSGCDIVTELKAFCDNDPIEKYEAMAAEPHLWNSGGEWDYIFKKIKRRSCLSCSSLAASCDSIQEDVTIPDCDCVFHNDVKTKIDKCSSCDNLQNIDNQNGDCHFTCHQNCGALVRLGCKSKSSPDLAGQTEPPLLEPTDTLQTVSSDGSSEPTNEKDETDSGYRSGTIPEEKLPRKPSQATLNREELKLKIEEYNLLVPGAEFSLKEDKGQAFQGFLRVTLNLSRPICMSLGVRPPSIYEALTKEHIIEQNTMTMSFYMPRDTMKSIHVPSVSSSKEVIALLLKKFHILDNPRKFALYEQELSSRGKIVKLRRVPDVECPLLTSLEWDPDKLSYIRLVLQENETGDIMWDAFSQPELSNFLIVLDREEKEYCSQLEYKYKVMRKIIQSRLKELRKEKLAEKRKSLGIVS; encoded by the exons ATGGAACCTAAGCCTACATATCTGAGAGAAAATAGTAAACAGATCAAGTCACATAGAAGAAAATTAAGCCAAGACATAGATATTCGGCCAGTGTACTATCCAGATAAACAAAGTGCTGCCAAGAAATTTTTTCATAACGATAATTTTCTGAATATCAAATTCCACGATCTTGATTCATCACAAGACTTCAGGCATTTGAAATATGGATTCCTAGGGGAAGATGACTTTGAAGAATTCAAGGAAGAATTAATTAActttaagaaattgaaaaatgaatgcTCAGTGGAGTATTTAGACAAATCACCTAAGACAAGAAGGAAGAAATTATCTTCTATAATATCACCCAAACTGGCaagaaaaagttttgaaaaatcgCCTAAATCTGCGAGGAAAAGTGTTAGATTTAATGACAACATAATGGAGTTTTTAAATACAGATGAGCACTTTCAAGAATTTGATCGGGTATTTGAGACTTTCAAAAGCAAAGAGATTTCTGACAATATTGACCAGTTAAGATGGTCTTGGAAACAGTACAGTGATGAGAATGATGCTGACAGTGATGAAGATGATAATCGGACGATTCAAGAAAACGATGAAAGTTTAGATGATTTAGACGATGAGGATCTATTGGAATCCACATTTGAAGAATCATTTGCCGATTTCTTTGACAATGACGAAGATTTTAAGGAATTTGAGGTGGAGTTGCAGAAATTAAATTCCAAAAGACGCTCAAGGgttttattaaataagataaatagAACCTCAGGTTGTGATATTGTGACAGAATTGAAAGCTTTCTGTGATAATGACCCAATTGAAAAATATGAGGCCATGGCGGCAGAGCCGCACTTATGGAACTCGGGTGGTGAATGGGattatatatttaagaaaatcaaaCGTCGTAGTTGCCTATCGTGTTCAAGTCTAGCAGCAAGCTGTGATAGTATTCAAGAGGATGTAACTATTCCCGACTGTGATTGTGTCTTCCATAATGacgtaaaaacaaaaattgacaaatgcTCATCTTGTGATAATCTTCAAAATATAGACAATCAAAACGGTG actGTCATTTtacttgtcaccaaaattgTGGTGCATTGGTACGGCTTGGTTGTAAATCTAAATCGTCACCTGACCTAGCAGGTCAAACAGAACCGCCCTTACTAGAGCCTACAGACACCTTACAGACAGTTTCTTCAGATGGCAGCTCAGAACCAACCAAT gaGAAGGACGAGACTGATAGTGGGTATAGATCAGGGACGATACCTGAAGAAAAATTGCCCAGAAAGCCAAGTCAGGCTACACTTAATAGAGAGGAACTCAAACTGAAAATAGAGGAATATAACCTGCTGGTACCAGGGGCAGAGTTCTCTCTG aAGGAGGACAAGGGCCAAGCATTCCAAGGATTTTTAAGGGTGACGTTAAACTTGTCTCGTCCAATATGCATGTCTCTTGGTGTGCGACCTCCATCCATTTACGAAGCTCTCACCAAAGAACACATCATTGAGCAGAACACTATGACGATGTCCTTTTATATGCCCAGAGATACAATGAAATCCATACACGTTCcaag TGTATCATCCTCAAAAGAAGTAATAGCCTTACTTCTGAAGAAATTCCACATCTTGGATAATCCAAGAAAGTTTGCTCTTTATGAGCAGGAACTTAGCAGCAGGGGTAAGATAG tAAAGCTGCGGAGAGTTCCGGATGTAGAATGTCCCCTACTGACCTCACTAGAATGGGACCCAGACAAGTTGTCTTATATTAGACTGGTCCTTCAGGAAAATGAAACGGGAGATATTATG TGGGATGCATTTAGCCAACCAGAATTATCAAACTTTCTTATCGTTCTCGACAGAGAAGAAAAAGAATATTGTTCCCAGCTAGAATACAAAtacaaagtgatgagaaaaatcattcaatcaaGACTAAAGGAATTGCGGAAAGAAAAACTTGCAGAGAAAAGGAAATCTTTAGGAATCGTGTCCTGA